A single genomic interval of Streptococcus oralis subsp. dentisani harbors:
- the vncS gene encoding sensor histidine kinase VncS, which produces MKRTGLFTKIFIYTFSIFSVLVVCLHLAIYFLFPSTYLSHRQESIGQKATAISQSLEGKDRQSIEQVLDLYSQTSDIKGAVKGEMTEDKLEVKDNLPLDTDRQTTSLFIEEREVKTQDGSTMTLQFLASMDLQKEAEQISLQFLPYTLLASFLISLLVAYIYARTIVAPILEIKRVTRRMMELDAQVRLRVDSKDEIGDLKEQINSLYQHLLTVIADLHEKNEAILQLEKMKVEFLRGASHELKTPLASLKILIENMKENIGRYKDRDHYLGVALGIVDDLSHHVLQILSLSSVQEIREEKEEVDLLQMTQTLVKDYALLAKERKVQIDNSLIHQQAYINPSVMKLILSNLISNAIKHSTLGGLVRIGEREGELFIENSCSPEEQEKLAQSFSENASRKAKGSGMGLFVVKSLLEHEKLPYHFEMQDDRLTFFMSYPKIAQD; this is translated from the coding sequence ATGAAACGAACAGGTTTGTTTACAAAGATATTTATCTATACCTTCTCGATTTTTAGTGTTCTGGTCGTCTGTCTTCATTTAGCCATTTATTTTCTCTTTCCGTCAACTTATCTGAGTCATCGTCAGGAAAGCATTGGTCAGAAAGCGACAGCCATTTCCCAGTCCCTGGAAGGAAAGGATAGGCAGAGTATCGAGCAAGTATTAGACTTGTATTCCCAGACTAGTGATATCAAGGGGGCCGTCAAGGGAGAGATGACTGAGGACAAGTTAGAAGTCAAGGACAACCTTCCTTTGGATACGGACCGTCAAACTACTTCCCTCTTTATCGAAGAGCGTGAGGTGAAAACGCAAGATGGTAGCACCATGACTCTGCAATTTCTAGCTTCGATGGATTTGCAAAAGGAAGCAGAGCAGATTAGTCTACAATTTCTTCCCTATACCTTACTGGCATCTTTTCTGATTTCCCTCTTGGTAGCCTACATCTATGCTCGAACCATTGTTGCCCCGATTTTGGAAATCAAGCGGGTGACCCGTCGGATGATGGAACTGGATGCTCAAGTAAGGTTGCGCGTGGACTCTAAGGATGAGATAGGTGATCTCAAGGAACAAATCAATAGCCTCTACCAGCACCTTTTGACAGTTATTGCGGACTTGCATGAGAAGAATGAAGCTATTCTCCAGCTTGAAAAGATGAAGGTTGAGTTCCTACGAGGGGCCTCTCATGAGCTGAAAACCCCTCTGGCTAGTCTCAAAATCCTAATCGAAAATATGAAAGAAAATATCGGTCGTTATAAGGATAGAGACCACTATCTGGGAGTTGCCTTGGGGATTGTGGACGACCTCAGTCACCACGTTCTCCAGATACTTTCTCTCTCTTCTGTGCAGGAAATTCGAGAGGAGAAAGAAGAGGTTGACCTCCTTCAGATGACGCAAACTCTGGTTAAGGATTATGCTTTACTAGCCAAGGAAAGAAAAGTTCAGATAGACAATAGCTTGATCCATCAGCAGGCTTACATAAACCCATCTGTGATGAAGTTGATCCTATCGAATCTCATCAGCAATGCCATCAAGCACTCTACTCTAGGCGGCTTGGTCCGCATCGGGGAGAGAGAAGGGGAACTCTTTATCGAGAATAGCTGTAGTCCTGAAGAACAAGAAAAATTGGCCCAGTCTTTTTCTGAAAATGCTAGTCGCAAGGCCAAGGGTTCAGGAATGGGACTCTTTGTGGTCAAAAGTTTATTAGAACATGAGAAATTACCTTATCATTTTGAGATGCAAGATGATCGTTTGACCTTCTTCATGTCTTATCCTAAAATAGCCCAAGACTAA
- a CDS encoding class II fructose-bisphosphate aldolase: protein MAIVSAEKFVQAARDNGYAVGGFNTNNLEWTQAILRAAEAKKAPVLIQTSMGAAKYMGGYKVARNLIANLVESMGITVPVAIHLDHGHYEDALECIQVGYTSVMFDGSHLPVEENLEKARKVVEFAHANGVSVEAEVGTIGGEEDGIIGDGELAPIEDAKAMVATGIDFLAAGIGNIHGPYPANWKGLHLDHLQKLTEAVPGFPIVLHGGSGIPDDQIQAAIKLGVAKVNVNTECQIAFANATRKFARDYEANEAEYDKKKLFDPRKFLADGVKAIQASVEERIDVFGSEGKA from the coding sequence ATGGCAATCGTTTCAGCAGAAAAATTTGTCCAAGCAGCTCGTGACAACGGTTATGCAGTTGGTGGATTTAACACAAACAACCTTGAGTGGACTCAAGCTATCTTGCGCGCAGCAGAAGCTAAAAAAGCTCCAGTTTTGATCCAAACTTCAATGGGTGCTGCTAAATACATGGGTGGTTACAAAGTTGCTCGCAACTTGATCGCTAACCTTGTTGAGTCAATGGGTATCACTGTACCAGTAGCTATCCACCTTGACCACGGTCACTACGAAGATGCACTTGAGTGTATTCAAGTTGGTTATACTTCAGTTATGTTTGACGGTTCACACCTTCCAGTTGAAGAAAACCTTGAAAAAGCTCGTAAAGTTGTAGAATTTGCTCACGCAAATGGTGTATCAGTAGAAGCTGAAGTTGGTACTATCGGTGGTGAAGAAGACGGAATCATTGGTGATGGCGAATTGGCTCCAATCGAAGATGCTAAAGCAATGGTTGCAACTGGTATCGACTTCTTGGCAGCTGGTATCGGTAACATCCACGGTCCATACCCTGCAAACTGGAAAGGTCTTCACCTTGACCACTTGCAAAAATTGACTGAAGCTGTACCAGGATTCCCAATTGTATTGCACGGTGGTTCAGGTATCCCTGATGACCAAATCCAAGCAGCTATCAAACTTGGTGTTGCAAAAGTTAACGTTAACACTGAATGCCAAATCGCATTCGCTAACGCAACTCGTAAATTTGCTCGTGACTACGAAGCTAACGAAGCAGAATACGACAAGAAAAAACTCTTCGACCCACGTAAATTCTTGGCTGACGGTGTAAAAGCTATCCAAGCATCAGTTGAAGAACGTATCGACGTATTCGGTTCAGAAGGTAAAGCTTAA
- a CDS encoding alpha/beta fold hydrolase produces the protein MKKLKQCSLGFLSFILLFLLATFIFHRISLEKEQASLTPMGQQVLVNGHQINIYVEGDGPETIVVLSGAGIASPILDFKEVLESLSKRYKVVIVERAGYGYSDDSNHSRDVMEVLSETRQALSQANITGPFIILSHSMASLESLAWQEKFPDEVKALVGLDWALPSSYEDLKENQSLLTVAYWSSKIGLLRYFPESFYIKNQTLTENERKQYKLLAYKQLMSQAMLHESQTVKENAKKVPSNINPKIPTLLMVSNGDGTSFSQFEWQRYAERFASDQSNVQVVYMDAPHDLYHYQSDAIVSRIKEFLENN, from the coding sequence ATGAAAAAACTAAAACAATGTAGTCTTGGCTTTCTTAGTTTCATTCTTTTGTTTTTGCTAGCTACATTCATCTTTCACCGTATCAGTTTAGAAAAGGAACAAGCCTCACTGACACCTATGGGGCAACAAGTTCTCGTCAATGGACATCAAATAAATATTTACGTTGAAGGGGATGGTCCTGAGACTATAGTAGTTCTCTCAGGTGCTGGTATTGCTTCTCCTATCTTGGACTTTAAAGAAGTATTGGAATCCTTATCGAAACGGTATAAGGTAGTTATCGTGGAGCGGGCGGGATATGGTTATAGTGATGATAGTAATCATTCAAGAGATGTGATGGAGGTTTTGTCTGAGACTCGCCAAGCTCTTTCGCAAGCAAATATCACAGGGCCGTTTATTATTCTGTCTCATTCCATGGCTAGTCTAGAGAGTCTGGCTTGGCAGGAGAAGTTTCCTGATGAAGTGAAAGCTTTGGTTGGTTTAGATTGGGCATTGCCATCAAGTTATGAAGATTTAAAGGAGAATCAGTCCTTGCTCACTGTGGCATATTGGAGCAGCAAGATTGGTTTATTACGCTACTTCCCTGAGTCTTTTTATATAAAAAATCAAACTCTGACCGAAAATGAACGAAAACAATATAAACTTCTAGCTTATAAGCAGTTGATGTCACAAGCCATGCTTCATGAATCCCAAACGGTGAAGGAAAATGCCAAGAAAGTTCCCTCAAACATCAATCCGAAAATTCCCACCTTACTAATGGTTTCTAATGGTGATGGTACTAGCTTTAGCCAATTTGAGTGGCAACGTTATGCAGAGAGATTTGCAAGCGACCAGTCTAATGTTCAAGTCGTCTATATGGATGCGCCTCACGACCTCTATCATTATCAAAGCGATGCTATTGTTTCTCGCATTAAAGAATTTTTAGAGAATAATTGA
- a CDS encoding histidine phosphatase family protein yields the protein MNNSYILLRHAHSRFSSDDFNRTLSEKGFSSLDQLEFLNSFNIDYYFSSPYKRAFETINSSPIQFDKIVLDNRLRERKLSSTFIKDSEFEDSIKYLWQNPSESLSEGESNQDALARVLNFLMELEERYSEKMILLSSHGNLIGILLHHFDSSFDYEKWEQMTFPDCFLIDRNGIVKRIMKD from the coding sequence ATGAATAATTCTTATATTTTACTTAGACATGCTCATTCAAGATTTTCAAGTGATGATTTTAATAGAACTTTGTCAGAAAAAGGATTTTCATCTCTTGACCAGTTAGAGTTTTTGAATTCTTTTAATATTGATTATTATTTTTCTAGTCCTTATAAACGAGCATTTGAAACAATTAATAGCTCGCCAATTCAATTTGATAAAATAGTTCTTGATAATCGGTTACGAGAGCGAAAATTATCTTCAACCTTTATAAAAGATTCTGAGTTTGAAGACAGTATTAAATATTTATGGCAAAATCCCAGTGAATCTCTTTCAGAAGGGGAATCAAATCAAGATGCACTAGCTAGAGTACTAAATTTTTTAATGGAATTGGAAGAGAGATACTCAGAAAAAATGATTTTACTTAGTTCACACGGGAATTTGATAGGAATACTACTACATCACTTTGATTCCAGTTTTGATTATGAAAAATGGGAGCAGATGACCTTTCCAGATTGTTTTCTAATTGATAGAAATGGGATTGTGAAAAGAATTATGAAAGATTAG
- a CDS encoding ABC transporter ATP-binding protein gives MAMIEVEHLQKNFVKTVKEPGLKGALRSFIHPEKQTFEAVKDLTFEVPKGQILGFIGANGAGKSTTIKMLTGILKPTSGFCRINGKIPQDNRQDYVKDIGVVFGQRTQLWWDLALQETYTVLKEIYDVPDSLFHKRMDFLNEVLDLKDFINDPVRTLSLGQRMRADIAASLLHNPKVLFLDEPTIGLDVSVKDNIRRAITQINQEEETTILLTTHDLSDIEQLCDRIFMIDKGQEIFDGTVSQLKETFGKMKTLSFELVSGQSHLLSHYEGFSDMTIDRQGNSLNIEFDSSRYQSADIIKQTLSDFEVRDLKMMDTDIEDIIRRFYRKEL, from the coding sequence ATGGCAATGATAGAAGTGGAACATCTTCAGAAAAATTTTGTGAAGACAGTGAAGGAACCAGGTTTGAAGGGAGCTTTGCGCTCCTTTATTCATCCTGAAAAGCAGACATTTGAAGCGGTCAAGGATTTGACTTTTGAGGTTCCAAAAGGGCAGATTTTAGGATTTATCGGGGCCAATGGTGCTGGGAAGTCGACAACCATAAAAATGCTGACAGGGATTTTAAAGCCGACATCTGGTTTTTGTCGTATTAACGGTAAGATTCCTCAGGACAATCGTCAGGATTATGTCAAGGATATTGGAGTGGTCTTTGGGCAACGCACCCAGCTATGGTGGGATTTGGCACTGCAAGAGACCTACACGGTTTTGAAGGAGATTTACGATGTGCCGGACTCGCTCTTCCACAAGCGTATGGACTTTTTGAATGAAGTCTTGGATTTGAAGGACTTTATCAATGATCCTGTGCGGACTCTTTCACTGGGTCAACGGATGCGGGCGGATATTGCGGCTTCCTTGCTTCACAATCCCAAGGTTCTCTTTTTAGATGAGCCGACCATAGGGTTGGATGTTTCGGTCAAGGATAACATTCGTCGGGCCATTACTCAGATCAATCAGGAGGAAGAGACTACCATTCTCTTGACCACTCACGACTTGAGTGATATTGAGCAACTCTGTGATCGAATTTTTATGATTGATAAGGGGCAGGAGATTTTTGATGGAACGGTTAGCCAGCTCAAGGAAACATTTGGCAAGATGAAGACTCTTTCTTTTGAACTGGTGTCAGGTCAAAGTCATCTCCTTTCTCACTATGAAGGTTTTTCGGATATGACCATTGATAGACAAGGAAACAGCCTCAATATAGAATTCGACAGTTCCCGCTACCAGTCGGCTGATATTATCAAGCAAACCCTGTCTGATTTTGAAGTCCGTGATTTGAAGATGATGGATACGGATATTGAGGATATTATCCGTCGCTTCTATCGGAAGGAGCTCTAA
- a CDS encoding ABC transporter permease, whose protein sequence is MVKLWRRYKPFINAGIQELITYRVNFILYRIGDVMGAFVAFYLWKAVFDSSQESLIQGFSMADITLYIIMSFVTNLLTRSDSSFMIGEEVKDGSIIMRLLRPVHFAASYLFTELGSKWLIFISVGLPFLSVIVLMKILSGQGILEVLGLTVLYLFSLTLAYLINFFFNICFGFSAFVFKNLWGSNLLKTSIVAFMSGSLIPLAFFPKVVSDILSFLPFSSLIYTPVMIIVGKYDASQILQAFLLQLFWLLVMVGLSQLIWKRVQSFITIQGG, encoded by the coding sequence ATGGTCAAATTGTGGAGACGTTATAAACCCTTTATCAATGCGGGCATTCAGGAGTTGATTACCTATCGAGTCAATTTTATTCTCTATCGGATTGGCGATGTCATGGGAGCCTTTGTCGCTTTCTATCTTTGGAAGGCAGTCTTTGATTCGTCGCAAGAGTCTTTGATTCAGGGCTTCAGTATGGCAGATATCACCCTTTATATCATCATGAGTTTTGTGACTAATCTTCTGACCAGGTCGGATTCGTCCTTTATGATTGGAGAGGAGGTCAAGGATGGCTCCATTATCATGCGCTTGCTGCGACCAGTGCATTTTGCGGCCTCTTATCTCTTCACCGAGCTTGGCTCCAAGTGGTTGATTTTTATCTCTGTTGGACTGCCATTTTTAAGTGTTATTGTCTTGATGAAAATTTTATCAGGGCAAGGCATTTTAGAAGTGCTGGGGTTAACTGTCCTTTATCTCTTTAGCTTAACGCTCGCTTATCTGATTAACTTTTTCTTTAATATCTGCTTTGGATTTTCAGCCTTTGTGTTTAAAAATCTATGGGGTTCCAATCTACTCAAGACTTCCATAGTGGCCTTTATGTCTGGAAGTTTGATTCCCTTGGCTTTCTTTCCCAAGGTGGTTTCAGATATTCTCTCCTTCTTGCCTTTTTCATCTTTGATCTATACTCCGGTCATGATCATTGTTGGAAAATACGATGCTAGTCAGATTCTTCAGGCGTTTTTACTCCAGCTTTTCTGGCTCTTAGTGATGGTGGGCTTGTCTCAGTTGATTTGGAAACGAGTCCAGTCATTTATCACCATTCAAGGAGGTTAG
- a CDS encoding ABC transporter permease, producing the protein MKKYQRMHLIFIRQYIKQIMEYKVDFVVGVLGVFLTQGLNLLFLNVIFQHIPSLEGWTFQEIAFIYGFSLIPKGLDHLFFDNLWALGQRLVRKGEFDKYLTRPINPLFHILVETFQIDALGELLVGGILLATTVSSIAWTLPKFLLFLVCIPFATLIYTSLKIATASIAFWTKQSGAMIYIFYMFNDFAKYPISIYNSLLRWLISFIVPFAFTAYYPASYFLQDKDVFFNIGGLILISLVFFVISLKLWDRGLDAYESAGS; encoded by the coding sequence ATGAAAAAATATCAACGCATGCATCTGATTTTTATCAGACAATACATCAAGCAAATCATGGAATACAAGGTAGATTTTGTGGTTGGTGTTTTGGGAGTGTTTCTGACCCAAGGCTTGAACCTCTTGTTTCTCAATGTCATCTTTCAACACATCCCCTCGCTAGAGGGTTGGACCTTTCAAGAGATTGCTTTTATTTATGGCTTTTCCTTGATTCCAAAGGGCCTGGATCACCTCTTTTTTGACAATCTCTGGGCACTGGGGCAACGCTTGGTGCGAAAGGGAGAATTTGACAAATACCTGACTCGTCCTATCAATCCTCTCTTTCACATCCTAGTCGAGACCTTTCAGATTGATGCCTTGGGCGAACTTTTGGTTGGTGGAATTTTACTAGCGACAACAGTATCAAGCATTGCTTGGACTCTTCCTAAATTTCTACTTTTCCTAGTTTGTATTCCCTTTGCGACCTTGATCTATACTTCCTTGAAAATCGCGACAGCCAGTATCGCTTTTTGGACCAAGCAGTCAGGAGCTATGATCTACATTTTCTATATGTTCAATGATTTTGCCAAGTATCCTATTTCTATTTACAATTCGCTTCTTCGTTGGTTGATTAGCTTTATCGTGCCTTTCGCTTTTACGGCCTACTATCCTGCCAGCTATTTCTTACAGGACAAGGATGTCTTCTTTAATATCGGTGGTTTGATTCTAATTTCCCTTGTCTTCTTTGTCATTTCTTTGAAACTATGGGACAGGGGCTTAGACGCCTACGAAAGTGCAGGATCCTAA
- a CDS encoding N-acetylmuramoyl-L-alanine amidase — translation MKKFILASAVVLSMAGFAQAPIYAEESNANPPATTEQSNSKEDKKDLSTKTEEEVATLPKDKAKEEAPKKEGWQEENKQWRFYENNQPVLKWKKIQDKWYYFDNDGNRLNDTIFDGYVLNKDGVMVENGWVALEGKWYYASESGKIIQQKWEKIGGVWYYFDKDGVMLTQTIVDGYLLTKSGAMAENGWVKVDQNWYYVTPSGRISQDKWEKINGSWYYFDKNGVMLSKTTVGAYLLGSSGAMAENSWVKIDQNWYYANEYGKYSRDKWEKIKGTWYAFEQNGVMLSNKWKGSYYLKSSGAMAEKEWIFDKAYNSWFYLKANGTYAAREWIGAYYLKSGGYMAKNEWIYDDYYKARYYLDDSGHYVSGTYKIDGKEHLFQKYGQWISEVSTEGGFVKGQYSNTIFLDPGHGGRDSGAFYYNVAEKDLNMQVYRKLRAKLEELGYKVLTSRDSDIDVDFKTERSRMVNKTNSDIFISIHFNATGNIHSKASGIQTYSYSDEPDYPSKINKYWHNHPDRMSESKRLAAAIHSSLLAETGAKDAGLLESSFAVLRETAKPAVLLELGYMDNFTENQQIRDDRYQDRLVAGIVKGIQKYYAGK, via the coding sequence TTGAAAAAGTTTATATTGGCAAGTGCTGTTGTCCTTTCAATGGCAGGATTTGCCCAAGCACCTATCTACGCAGAGGAAAGCAATGCTAATCCTCCTGCTACCACCGAACAAAGCAACTCTAAGGAAGATAAGAAAGATCTTTCAACTAAAACTGAAGAGGAGGTTGCAACACTTCCAAAAGACAAGGCAAAAGAAGAAGCTCCTAAAAAAGAAGGATGGCAGGAAGAAAACAAACAGTGGCGTTTCTATGAAAACAATCAGCCTGTCCTCAAATGGAAAAAAATTCAAGATAAGTGGTACTATTTTGACAACGATGGAAACCGACTCAATGATACCATTTTTGATGGCTATGTTCTCAATAAAGACGGGGTCATGGTAGAAAATGGCTGGGTAGCTCTTGAGGGTAAATGGTACTACGCCAGTGAGTCTGGAAAAATCATCCAACAAAAATGGGAAAAAATCGGAGGAGTTTGGTACTACTTTGACAAAGATGGTGTCATGCTCACTCAGACAATCGTTGATGGTTATCTCCTTACCAAAAGCGGGGCTATGGCGGAGAATGGCTGGGTAAAGGTTGACCAAAATTGGTATTATGTCACACCATCTGGCAGAATCTCGCAAGACAAATGGGAGAAAATTAATGGTTCATGGTATTATTTTGACAAAAACGGCGTGATGCTCAGCAAAACGACCGTTGGTGCTTACCTGCTCGGCAGTAGCGGGGCTATGGCGGAAAACTCCTGGGTGAAGATTGACCAAAATTGGTATTACGCTAATGAATATGGGAAATACAGCCGAGACAAATGGGAGAAAATCAAGGGAACTTGGTACGCCTTTGAACAAAATGGAGTCATGCTTTCCAATAAATGGAAAGGAAGCTACTACCTCAAATCTAGTGGAGCCATGGCTGAAAAAGAGTGGATCTTTGACAAGGCCTACAACAGTTGGTTCTATCTAAAAGCGAATGGAACCTATGCGGCTCGTGAATGGATTGGAGCCTACTATCTCAAGTCTGGTGGCTATATGGCCAAAAATGAGTGGATTTATGACGACTATTACAAGGCTCGTTACTATTTGGACGATAGCGGACATTATGTATCAGGAACCTACAAGATAGACGGCAAGGAACACCTGTTCCAAAAATACGGCCAATGGATTTCTGAAGTTTCAACAGAAGGTGGATTTGTAAAAGGTCAATACAGCAATACCATTTTCCTAGATCCCGGACATGGCGGTCGAGATTCCGGCGCCTTTTACTACAATGTAGCCGAAAAAGATCTCAACATGCAAGTCTATCGCAAACTGCGCGCTAAGCTAGAAGAACTAGGCTACAAGGTCCTCACATCACGTGACAGTGATATCGACGTTGATTTTAAGACTGAGCGTTCAAGAATGGTAAATAAAACCAACTCTGATATCTTTATCAGTATCCATTTCAATGCTACTGGAAACATTCACTCAAAAGCGAGCGGTATTCAAACCTACTCCTATAGCGATGAACCTGATTATCCAAGTAAGATTAATAAATACTGGCACAATCACCCTGATCGTATGAGTGAAAGCAAACGCCTCGCTGCTGCTATCCACTCCTCTCTCCTTGCAGAAACAGGTGCCAAGGACGCTGGCTTATTGGAAAGCAGTTTTGCCGTTCTACGCGAAACTGCCAAACCAGCCGTCCTCCTAGAACTCGGTTATATGGATAATTTCACTGAGAATCAACAGATTCGTGACGATCGATACCAAGATAGACTAGTCGCAGGTATTGTGAAAGGCATCCAAAAATACTACGCTGGTAAATAA
- a CDS encoding LysR family transcriptional regulator — protein sequence MRIQQLHYIIKIVETGSMNEAAKQLFITQPSLSNAVRDLENEMGIEIFIRNPKGITLTRDGMEFLSYARQVVEQTQLLEERYKNPVAHRELFSVSSQHYAFVVNAFVSLLKKSDMEKYELFLRETRTWEIIDDVKNFRSEVGVLFLNSYNRDVLTKMLDDNHLLAHHLFTAQPHIFVSKTNPLAKKDKVKLADLEDFPYLSYDQGTHNSFYFSEEILSQEHHKKSIVVSDRATLFNLLIGLDGYTIATGILNSNLNGDNIVSIPLDIDDPIELVYIQHEKTSLSKMGERFIEYLLEEVQFDS from the coding sequence ATGAGAATTCAACAACTACACTATATTATCAAAATCGTCGAAACTGGCTCTATGAATGAGGCAGCTAAGCAACTCTTTATCACCCAACCCAGTCTCTCTAATGCAGTTCGAGACTTGGAAAATGAAATGGGCATTGAAATCTTTATCCGCAATCCCAAGGGCATTACCTTGACCCGTGATGGGATGGAGTTTCTCTCCTACGCTCGTCAAGTTGTCGAGCAAACCCAACTTCTGGAGGAACGCTATAAAAATCCTGTCGCCCACCGCGAACTCTTTAGCGTGTCGTCTCAACACTACGCCTTTGTAGTCAATGCCTTTGTCTCCCTGCTCAAGAAAAGTGATATGGAAAAATACGAGCTTTTCCTTCGTGAAACTCGGACTTGGGAGATTATCGATGACGTCAAGAACTTCCGTAGTGAGGTTGGTGTCCTCTTTTTGAACAGTTACAACCGTGATGTTTTAACGAAAATGCTGGACGACAACCACCTCTTGGCCCACCACCTCTTTACCGCCCAGCCTCATATCTTTGTCAGCAAGACCAACCCTCTAGCTAAAAAAGACAAGGTCAAACTGGCTGATTTGGAAGACTTCCCTTATCTGAGTTATGATCAGGGGACGCACAACTCCTTCTACTTTTCAGAAGAGATTCTTTCACAAGAGCACCACAAGAAATCCATTGTAGTCAGTGACCGTGCCACCCTCTTTAACCTCTTGATTGGTTTGGACGGATACACGATCGCAACAGGGATTTTGAACAGTAACCTCAATGGAGACAATATCGTTTCTATTCCACTGGACATTGACGATCCGATTGAACTAGTCTATATCCAGCATGAAAAAACCAGCCTGTCTAAGATGGGCGAACGCTTTATCGAATACTTACTAGAAGAAGTTCAGTTTGATAGTTGA
- a CDS encoding YqgQ family protein translates to MKAMKTFYDVQQFLKQFGIIVYMGKRLYDIELMKLELSRIYDAGLMDKLDYLEAEAVLRREHKIELDYIEKNGDKNL, encoded by the coding sequence ATGAAAGCTATGAAAACATTCTATGATGTGCAGCAATTTCTCAAACAGTTTGGCATTATTGTTTACATGGGGAAACGCTTGTATGATATTGAACTGATGAAGCTCGAACTCTCTCGGATCTATGATGCAGGTCTGATGGACAAGCTAGACTATCTAGAGGCGGAAGCTGTTCTTCGTAGAGAGCACAAGATAGAATTAGACTACATAGAGAAAAATGGAGATAAGAACTTATGA
- a CDS encoding rhodanese-like domain-containing protein — translation MTIWIVWGIVLAMAAWMGYNYLRIRRAAKIVDNAEFEALIRKGQLIDVREPAEFHRKHILGARNIPSNQLKSSLAALRKDKPVLLYENQRGQRVTNAALYLKKQGFSEIYILSYGLDSWIGKVKTS, via the coding sequence ATGACAATTTGGATTGTTTGGGGAATCGTTCTGGCGATGGCGGCATGGATGGGTTATAACTACCTTCGTATTCGTCGTGCGGCTAAGATTGTGGACAATGCAGAATTTGAAGCCTTGATTCGGAAAGGGCAGTTGATTGATGTCCGTGAACCAGCAGAATTTCACAGAAAACATATCCTCGGAGCCCGCAATATTCCTTCAAATCAGTTGAAGTCAAGCCTTGCAGCCCTTCGCAAGGATAAACCTGTCCTTCTCTACGAAAACCAACGCGGACAACGAGTGACCAATGCAGCACTTTATTTGAAGAAACAAGGTTTCTCTGAGATTTATATCCTCTCTTATGGATTGGATTCTTGGATTGGTAAGGTCAAGACTAGCTAA
- a CDS encoding 16S rRNA pseudouridine(516) synthase, whose protein sequence is MRLDRLLAQEKVSRKAMKQALLKKEILVDDCPASSLAQNIDTGLQELLFQGRIIRGYEHTYLMLHKPAGVVTANKDKELPTVMDLLPPDIQSDSLYAVGRLDRDTTGLLLLTDNGPLGFQLLHPQYHVDKSYQVVVNGPLTSDHIQQFKEGIVFLDEITCKPAKLDILSASPTESRASITISEGKFHQVKKMFLSVSVKVTALKRVQFGDFTLDSELAEGQYRPLNQKELQIIKNYLEISR, encoded by the coding sequence ATGCGTTTAGATAGATTATTAGCCCAAGAAAAGGTCAGTCGCAAGGCTATGAAACAGGCTCTATTAAAAAAAGAAATCCTGGTGGACGATTGTCCAGCCAGCTCCCTAGCTCAGAATATCGATACAGGGCTACAAGAACTCCTTTTTCAGGGCCGTATCATTCGAGGCTATGAGCACACCTACCTTATGCTTCATAAACCTGCTGGTGTCGTCACAGCTAATAAAGACAAGGAACTACCAACCGTTATGGACCTCCTTCCACCTGACATCCAGTCTGACAGTCTCTATGCCGTCGGCAGATTAGACCGCGATACGACAGGACTACTGCTTTTGACAGACAATGGACCGCTTGGTTTTCAACTCCTTCATCCCCAGTACCATGTCGATAAATCCTATCAAGTGGTAGTAAACGGACCGCTCACGTCAGACCATATCCAGCAGTTTAAGGAAGGAATCGTCTTTTTAGATGAGATCACTTGTAAACCAGCAAAACTAGACATTCTGTCCGCAAGTCCAACCGAGAGCCGTGCCTCTATCACCATCTCAGAGGGAAAATTTCATCAGGTCAAGAAGATGTTTCTATCAGTTAGTGTCAAGGTGACTGCACTAAAACGCGTCCAGTTCGGCGATTTTACATTAGATTCAGAGCTAGCAGAAGGGCAATACCGTCCCTTGAACCAGAAAGAGTTACAAATTATTAAAAACTATTTAGAGATAAGTCGATAA